A single region of the Mycoplasma mycoides subsp. mycoides SC str. PG1 genome encodes:
- a CDS encoding lipoprotein — protein sequence MKKLLTILGSVGLVATTSAAVIACGDKTSQKTPDTKPTEETRKEDKEEPKKDDEKTTEDKKKEEAFSKVEKQIIGNFSPNNNNAVPQSNIKKKLAELLKVQESELTDLNVDYENNTGTVKIKDSSKAIEFKFSVKEKKINN from the coding sequence ATGAAAAAATTACTAACAATATTGGGATCTGTTGGTTTAGTTGCCACAACTAGTGCTGCAGTAATTGCTTGTGGTGATAAAACTTCACAAAAAACTCCAGATACTAAACCTACTGAAGAAACTAGAAAAGAAGATAAAGAAGAACCTAAAAAAGATGATGAAAAAACTACTGAAGATAAGAAAAAAGAAGAAGCTTTTTCAAAAGTTGAAAAACAAATTATAGGAAATTTCTCACCAAATAATAATAATGCAGTTCCACAATCTAATATTAAGAAAAAATTAGCTGAATTATTAAAAGTTCAAGAATCTGAATTAACAGATTTAAATGTTGATTATGAAAATAATACAGGAACAGTTAAAATAAAAGATTCCTCTAAAGCAATTGAATTTAAATTTTCTGTAAAAGAGAAAAAAATAAATAATTAA